A window from Argopecten irradians isolate NY chromosome 3, Ai_NY, whole genome shotgun sequence encodes these proteins:
- the LOC138317738 gene encoding ferroportin-like, with translation MDPGKHEVTIPVKTKLFVYISHCFTTMGARMWWFGVGLFLVEVTPHSLQLTALYGFSNGGAMLLLAAVIGDWIDRSNRLKAARVALVLNNVSITVCCVVIFLVLTYRSQIEAVWDDTRLLTVCFAIVVIITIFANLTNLGRVLIMERDWIVEICQRDTATIATMSATFRFIDLCTKVVAPLVTGQIMTYGSHIYGAIFIAGWNIAALFVEYFLVWKIYTLVPALHSKSTKDTPEIKEKSKMATQYDKEYRTLPLEDVHTLSKETTIISPRVQIHNLTPDSDLGQRSHQDNEKRSGINVNKIVVNTLHTGDAELAQNQSDKEKISSPSDHKSDDYNSAVPDEVDLKLSKTAENIEIGTSRKDPVDNSHLSEKNILKKDLESGGYPPEVVTETNSAPSTKEAEKPKSLAAQLSYSLISLYRGWRTYMKYDVAIAGWSLAFLYFTVLGFDNITIGYATTQGMSESLVGILIGCAAVSGIIASVSFPFLRKKFGLVRTGTIGLSWEVACLVLCIVSLWMPGGTFDPNRDWSTGDDVINRNCSSTVATPSRTSSGLMAEPYINTTSEPVPIPEIEFSTACNYQSETKDRIPESKASIIMLLMGIVGARFGVWLTDLAITQLFLEAVSETERGIVNGFQSSLNKLMDMLKFSMIIFIPDPSMFGYPAVVSFCFIFSSWLLYTRFSKKRTGHLLFGKSHNYILDTK, from the exons ATGG ATCCAGGAAAACATGAAGTCACCATTCCGGTCAAGACgaaattgtttgtttatatttcccATTGCTTTACGACAATG ggTGCCCGGATGTGGTGGTTCGGGGTCGGGCTGTTCCTAGTCGAAGTGACTCCACATTCACTCCAGCTTACAGCATTGTATGGCTTCAGTAATGGTGGCGCCATGCTGTTGCTGGCGGCTGTTATTGGGGATTGGATAGATAGGTCTAACAGACTTAAAG CTGCACGTGTTGCCCTCGTTCTCAATAACGTTAGCATAACCGTCTGCTGTGTCGTCATATTCCTCGTGCTGACGTACAGATCCCAAATCGAGGCTGTTTGGGACGATACTCGACTCCTCACCGTCTGTTTTGCCATTGTCGTTATCATCACTATCTTCGCCAACCTGACCAACCTTGGTCGTGTTCTCATTATGGAGCGAGACTGGATCGTGGAAATATGTCAGCGGGATACGGCTACTATTGCTA CAATGAGTGCGACGTTCCGCTTCATTGATCTCTGTACTAAAGTCGTCGCTCCATTGGTTACGGGGCAGATTATGACTTATGGATCCCATATCTATGGTGCTATATTCATTGCTGGGTGGAACATTGCAGCCCTGTTTGTTGAATATTTTCTGGTATGGAAAATCTACACCTTAGTGCCTGCTCTACATTCCAAATCAACTAAAGACACACCAG aaatcaaagaaaaaagcAAAATGGCAacacagtatgacaaagaataTAGGACTCTTCCGTTAGAGGATGTGCACACGTTGAGTAAAGAGACCACGATCATTTCACCTCGAGTACAGATACATAATCTGACCCCTGACAGCGACCTAGGTCAGAGGTCACACCAGGATAATGAAAAACGGTCTGGgataaatgttaataaaatcgTCGTCAACACTTTGCATACTGGTGACGCAGAACTCGCTCAAAATCAATCCGATAAGGAGAAAATAAGTTCACCAAGCGATCATAAATCAGATGATTACAATTCGGCAGTTCCAGATGAAGTTGATTTGAAATTGTCAAAGACTgcagaaaatattgaaataggtACGAGTAGAAAAGATCCCGTTGACAATAGTCACTTATCCGAAAAGAATATATTGAAGAAAGATTTGGAATCTGGCGGATATCCTCCGGAGGTAGTAACGGAGACAAATTCAGCACCAAGTACAAAAGAGGCGGAAAAACCCAAAAGTCTCGCGGCTCAGTTAAGTTACAGTTTAATATCACTATACCGCGGATGGAGAACGTATATGAAATATGACGTTGCAATTGCTGGATGGTCTCTTGCCTTCCTCTATTTTACCGTCCTCGGCTTCGACAATATCACAATAG GTTATGCTACCACCCAGGGAATGTCTGAGTCCTTGGTTGGAATCCTGATAGGATGTGCAGCTGTATCTGGTATCATCGCCTCGGTATCCTTCCCTTTCCTCAGGAAGAAATTCGGCTTAGTCAGGACTGGAACCATAG GTCTGAGTTGGGAAGTTGCTTGTCTGGTCCTATGTATAGTGTCACTATGGATGCCTGGTGGTACATTTGATCCGAACCGAGACTGGTCTACAggtgatgacgtcatcaacagaAATTGTTCCTCTACCGTAGCAACACCTTCCAGGACTTCATCTGGTCTGATGGCAGAGCCGTACATCAATACTACCTCCGAACCGGTTCCGATTCCGGAAATAGAATTTTCGACAGCGTGCAACTATCAATCAGAAACAAAAGACAGAATACCAGAATCTAAGGCCTCGATTATAATGCTGCTGATGGGCATTGTAGGAGCAAGATTTG GTGTATGGCTGACTGACCTTGCTATTACACAATTGTTTCTGGAGGCTGTGTCGGAAACTGAGAGAGGGATCGTGAACGGCTTTCAATCCTCTCTGAACAAACTCATGGACATGTTAAAATTCAGCATGATCATTTTTATTCCGGATCCGTCTATGTTCGGTTATCCAGCTGTCGTTTCGTTCTGCTTCATTTTCTCATCCTGGTTGCTTTATACTAGATTTTCTAAGAAAAGAACCGGTCACTTGCTATTTGGTAAAagtcataattatatattagatacgaagtaa